A region of the Clostridium estertheticum subsp. estertheticum genome:
AACATACCATCTTTATATTATTATGGTATAATATGACGATATTCCAAATAAAATAGCGAAAATTTGATTTTGGAGTAAAACTGTATAAATTTATATGCCGATACCATAATTAGCAAATTGAACTGGAAGGCATTAGGAGGACACTTAAAATGAATAAATTTAAAAATATTAAATCTATTTTCTTAGCATCAGCATTAACAATTGGTTTTGCAACAAGTACATCACAAAATGTACTTGCAACTTCACTAACAACTAAAACATATATTGTGAAAAGTGGGGATTGTTTATCTGTAATAGCGAAAAAATGTGGACAATCATTAAATGACTTAAGGAAAACTAATAATAAATGGAATGATACTATTTTCCCAGGACAAATTATTAAGGTTCCAGTAACAACTAGTTCTGCTACATCGCAAGTTAAATTAAAAGCTCAAGATAAAACGGTAGCGAAAGTAGACAAGATAGCAATAAAATATACAGAAAGTGATTTGAACTTATTATCAAGACTAATAACTGCAGAGGCACAAGGAGAATCTTATAGTGCTCAAGTTGCTGTAGGCGCAGTTGTTGTAAATAGAGTTAAGAGTGGATATTTTCCAAATTCAATTAGTGATGTTATAAATGAACGCACAAAAGGAGGTTATCAATTTACACCAGTATTAAATGGTAATATCAATAGACCAGCACAGGCAAGCGCGCTTAAGGCTGCGAGTGAAGCTCTTAGCGGGTCCGATCCAACAAATAATGCATTGTTTTTTTATGATGGCGGTGTTCCTAAAGGACTAACTGAACCACAACCAATATCTAAAGTAATAGGTAATTTGACATTTGTTTACTTAATAAAATAATGGTTATATCAAAAAATTAAAATTAAGGGCTAGAACATAATTGTTCAGCCCTTAATTTTTAGTTCCTAATTTTTGAATTTCTTATATATAGTCTAAAAATAAGCTCTTCTAGAAAGTTGAACACACTTGTGGTGATTAAGTATATTCCAACTGCGATTGGAGCTGCTTTAGCAACAAATAGACCAACTACTGCCATTATTATTATATTACTCTTGCTAAGTGTTGACTGACCTTCAATTTTAAGTAAGGTTACATATGAAAGCAGACTTGGTGTTAGCGATATAAGCACATATATTAGTGGAACTATAAAATAACTGTCTGAGACCTTAATACTAGACACCCATGGTATAAGAAATGTACTAGCGCTCACAGGAAGCTTATTAAATACACTCCACAGGGTCATTATTATAGGCAGTTGTAACAACGTTACTAAGCAACCTAGCATACTTTTGGCACTCTCTGCAGATTGTTTTTTAACTTCGACGTCAAGTCTGTCTTTGTTATCTTTATATTTTTCCTTTATTTCTTGCATTTTTATACCGAATTTTTGCTGCTGGTGCATGGATTTTTTTTGTTTGAAAGACATTGGAGAAAGTACTAATCTTACACTTATGGTAAGAAAAACTATTGCGAGGCCCCAGTCCCCGGTAAAATTAAAAATTGAATCTAATAAACTACTTAAAAAATTAAAAATGATGTTCATATTTATCCTCCCTCGAATAATTTTGGCTAAAACATCATTTCAATTTTTAATCGTTCTACATATATCCATATAACATATTTTTCATAAATAATATAATCTTCCGCAAGTACTTTTTTTATAAATCCAAGCCACTGAATTAAAACACTTCTTGTTATATTTTCTTTGGTTTTATGTTTGAAACTTTTATAGGTATATAAAGTATATGATAGTATGCCAGTAAAACATATCACTAAAAACATTAATTGTATTAAATTTATTAAGTCATAATTCAACTGCATACCTCCTCATATATTAGTTTTGAATATTATAAGATATATTATCAATATTGTTGAATTCTAAAAATAAAGATAGATATCATCGATGTTTATTATACATTCTTTTATAAATTTCAATAAATCCAATTATTAAAAGTATTAGTAGTATATATGGAATAGATGAATGTAGAGTTATTGTATAACTAAAGACGTTAGTAGAAAGAGTCTCTCCAAGAATAAATCTTATTAATAAAATAGCAAATATCACAAATATAAAACCATTAAATCCAGATTCAGTAATTCCGCTATTTATTGCGTAATATTTTTTATTCCAAAAGTTTAATGAGGGACTTTCTTGACTACTTTTTCTTGTTGCTGGAATTAAAATAAATGAAATAGCACTTAGTGTTATAAGCATATCTACAGTTATTCCTAGGGTAAATGAAGAATTTTTTAATCCAATCACTATCCACAAAAAAACTGAACTTGTTATCGAGTAAAATAGACCCTTTTGTATATAATCTAATAATCTGTAGTTTTTGCTTTTGTCACTACTATATTCTTCAATAATCGACTTGCAAAATTCCTGATAGTCATTCCCGATAATTAATTCCATTGGCTTTTTTTCTATTTGTGCTTGCAACATCATATCTATGACTTGTTGAAGAATTTCTTCCTTTTCAATTCCTCTCAATTCGCTGTGCTGTATATATGAAGTTATGCTTCTATATAAATATAAGTTACTCCCATTTAAATTTTTTTGCTCTTTAAATCTAAGCTTTTTAAGTCTCCATTCGAGCAGCATTAACTATCCCTCCAATACATTATCAATGTTCTTTTTAATTTTATCCCAAGATGATATGAAATCTTCTAATTCAGTATTTCCTTCTTTAGTTAGATAATAATATTTTCTCATTGGTCCGAAAGGGGACTTAATCATATTAGAGTAAAGTAGCTTTTTCTTTTCCAGTCTTATAAGAATGGGATAGACACTACCTTCAGAAACTTCTTGAAATCCATACACTGTTAGTTGTTCACATATTTCATAACCATAAGTTTCATGAGTACTTACAATTTTTAAAATACATCCTTCCAGTAAACCTTTCAATATTTGAGTTGAATTAGCCAAATAATCACCTACTTTGTATTACTTAATAGCATAGATAAAATATACACCCACTACTCTATAATGTCAAGTAGGTGTATGAGATGGATTTTTTAATAAATCACATTTATAACAAGCAAAGCCAACCTAGGTATAAATCTAGATTGGCTTTGTTTATTATTGGGGAATTACAATCATTCGCCTACTGTTTCAACTTTTAGTATATTGGTTGTTCCAACTTTTCCTACTGGTCCACCGGCAGTTATTACAATAATATCTCCATTTTTAACTAACTTAATATCTAAAGCTGTTTTAACACCAATTTCAAACATTTCTTCAACGTTTGTTGCAGCTTTAACTAGTAATGGAGTCACTCCCCAAGAAATAGCTAACTGTCTTTGAACTCTTGGATTCCATGTAGTTGCTATTATTGGACAAGATGCCCTAAATCTAGAAATCATTCTAGCAGTTTGTCCAGATTGGGTTGCACAAATTATTGATACTGCATTTAACTGTAGGGCAATTGTGCAAGTTGCATAACTTATAGCATTTGTGATATTTTCCATTGTATCAAATTTCATTGCAGCTAGTTTACTGCCATAATCTATAGACTCGTCTGCCATTTGAGCTATTCTTACCATAGTTTTTACACTTTCAATTGGGTATTTACCCATGGCACTTTCGCCAGAAAGCATAATTGCACTAGTTCCATCATAAACGGCATTTGCAACATCACTAGATTCTGCTCTAGTTGGTCTTGGATTTACAATCATTGAATCTAGCATTTGAGTTGCAGTTATTACTGGTTTACCATAGTTATAGCATTTCTTAATTATCATTTTTTGAACAAGAGGAACTTCTTCTGTAGGTATCTCTACGCCTAGATCGCCTCTAGCTACCATAATTCCATCAGAAACCTTTAATATTTCATCGAAATTATTTACGCCTTCTCTATTTTCAATTTTTGAAATTATCCTTATATCTTGTCCACCATATTTCTTTAATATTTTTCTAACTTCATTTACGTCTGTTGCTTTTCGTACAAAAGAACAAGCAATAAAATCAAACTCATTTTCTATAGCAAATTTTATATCTTCAATGTCCTGATTTGTTATTGCAGGTAAATGGGTATCTGTTTCGGGAATATTGACTCCTTTGTTATTACTTATGTCACCGCCATTTAGTATTATGCAATGTATGTCCTTGTCTACAACCTTTTGTACTTCTATGGCTACTAGTCCATCATTTATTAATATTTTAGTTCCGACTTTAACATCTTTATATAACTCTTTGTGGGAGATAGTTGATTTTTCCTCTGTTCCTAAAATATCTTCATTTACAAGTATGAAGATATTATTCTCTTTTAATGTTACTTTGCCCATTTGAAATTTACCTAATCTAATTTCAGGTCCTTTGGTATCAAGCAATAACGGAACTGGAATATTTAATTTTTCTCTAACTCTTTTTACTCTATCAACTCTAACCTTTTGCTCGGCGTGAGTACCATGAGAAAAATTTAATCTTGCTACATCCATACCTCCGAGTATTAATTCTTTTAATAAAACATCATTATCTACAGCAGGTCCTAAAGTACATATTATTTTTGTCATTCTCATTGTTTATTATCTCCTCTCATTTGTGTTTAAGTATGTATCCATTAAGATAAGTTATATGTTTGTTTTTAATAATATTACAGCTAAAGCCAACTTCGGTAAAGAACTTAAACCGTTTTATAATGAATATTTTAGGAGGGGTTAATTGCTATTAAGTGATATAAGTGGAATTATTAAATCATCAACAATATGTTCCACATATTTCATTTCAATTGGTTTTCCTGTGGTTATAAGCTTATAACATAATAATGCTGGTCCTACATCAGCGAGAAGTTTCAACTGGTGTTCATCTATTTTTTTATTTATGTTACATGTTATGGCCTCGCGAAATATATATGTTTGGTTTGTTATGCAATCTAGATGAATAGCTTCAGATAATGATTTATCTCTGCTTATGGCTGTTGAGATGGAGAGCATTACCTTTTGCCTAACCTCGTCGTCTACCCCGAAATATGTGCTTAGTAATTCACATAAATAATTTCTAAAGTTTTCGCCGCAACGCGCAGGATCAACCTTTTGCACGCGAGGCATGATAAATCTTATAGCTTCTGCAATGAGATATGGTTTAGACTTCCATCTGCGGTATAAGGTAGCTTTTCCTGCATGGGCACGCAGGGCTATGGCATCCATGGTCACAGAATCGTATCCTTGCTCTGCTACGAGCTCTAAGGCTGCTGTAAGAATAGCGAGATCACGTAGCTTATCAATAGGTCTTCCAAGTTTTACTGGAATTTTTTTTTTGATATTTTCAACAAAATCGGATTTGTTTATTATATCCATACTTTTGCCACCCCGTTCTCGATTTTCTATAAATATAACACAATGAAAATTTTATTTCAACATAACTGAACAAAGTAGTTTTGAAACTGTTGTGTTTTGATAATAGCTATGATATACTCTCATTTATAAACATAGTATATGGGGGTGGAAAGGTTAAAATAATGGGATAAATAAAAAAAAATTAAAAAAATTAAACTTTATTTTGAACTTATGGCAATTAAGGATATAATGTATAAGGTACTATGAAATCAATAGAATTTTTTTATATGGTTAAGTATACAATAAGTTAAGAACTAAAAACATAAGAGGTTAAGTAATATATTGAGAAAGAGAGGTGTTCTCTGATGAAAAAAAGATCAGGTATTGCTGTATGGACTATAGTTTTCGTTATGGTCGCAGTATTTATGTTTTCTAAAACAGATCAGAAATCAACTATTATTAATTTTAATCAATTTCAAAGCAATTGGACAAATAATACTATAAAAAGTTTTGTGGTTGAAACAGATCAAATGTCGGTTTCGGGAACATTAAAAAATGGATCTACATATAAAACAATTGTTCCATCTGCCAGACTATTTCAATTTATTAAAGATCACCCAAAGAGTGCAAGTGTTGAGGAAACATATGTAAAACCACCAACTATACCAATGTGGTTACAGTACTTGCCTAATGTATTATTGATTTTAATGCTTGTAGGTTTTGGATTTATATTTATGAAACAGTCAAAAGGCGCCGGCGGAAGCGGTGGTGTGATGAAATTTGGTAAAAGTAAAGCAAAACTTGCTGATCCTAATAAGAAAAAAGTAAGTTTTGATGATGTTGCAGGAGCGGATGAAGAGAAAGCTGAACTTGCGGAGATAGTTGATTTCTTAAAGCAACCTAAAAGATATATGGAAATGGGAGCTCGTATACCAAAGGGAGTCTTATTAATAGGACCTCCAGGAACTGGTAAAACACTCCTTGCAAGAGCAATATCTGGAGAGGCTGGAGTACCATTTTTTAGCATCTCAGGTTCTGACTTTGTAGAAATGTTCGTAGGTGTTGGAGCTTCTAGAGTAAGAGATTTATTTGAACAGGCAAAAAAGAATTCACCTTGTATAATTTTTATAGATGAAATTGATGCGGTAGGAAGACAAAGAGGTGCAGGTGTTGGTGGTGGAAACGATGAAAGAGAACAGACATTAAACCAACTTCTAGTTGAGATGGATGGGTTTGGAGAAAATGAAGGAATAATAATGATTGCAGCTACCAATAGAGCGGATGTACTTGATCCAGCACTTCTAAGACCAGGTAGATTTGATAGACAAATTCTTGTTGGGGTACCTGATAGAAAAGGTAGAGAGGCAATACTCGCAGTTCATTCTAAAAATAAGCATCTTGAAGCTGAAGTTAAGCTTAGCGTACTTGCTAAAAGAACGCCTGGATTTACAGGTGCAGATATTGAAAACTTAATGAATGAATCAGCACTGTTAACTGTGCGAAGAGATAAAAAACTAATTGGAATGGAAGAACTCGAAGAAGCGGCTACAAGAATAATGGCTGGACCTGAAAAGAAAAGTAGAGTTATTAGTGAAGTTGATAGAAAACTTACAGCATACCATGAAGCAGGCCATGCAATTGTAATGAATTTACTTCCAAATTCTGATCCTGTTCATCAGATAAGTATAGTTCCAAGAGGAAGGGCTGGTGGATATACTATGCGTCTTCCAGAAGAAGATAGATCATATATGTCTAGGTCAAGACTTGAAGAAGAAATTGTGGGGTTACTCGGTGGTAGAGTTGCAGAAAAACTAGTTATTGGTGATATAAGTACTGGGGCTAGTAATGATATCGAAAGAGCCACAGGAATCGCGAGACAAATGGTAATGGACTATGGAATGAGTGACACCCTTGGAACAATAGCATTTGGTTCAGGTAGTGATGAGGTATTCCTTGGAAGAGATATGGGTAAAGATAGAAAATACAGCGAAGAAACAGCATATAAAATAGATATAGAAATAAAGAAACTTATAGATGTAGCATATACAAAAGCGTTGACGCTTTTAACTGATAATAGAAGCAAACTTAACGCAGTTGCAGAAGAACTTCTAATAAAAGAGAAGCTTGAAGGTGTTGAATTTCAAGAGATATTTGCAAGAAGTTAATTAATTTACATTTATTTTCATTATAAAAAGTGAATTAAAGAAATAAAAAGAACTTAGTTCTTTTTATTTCTTTTTTTGACTAGAATTGTGTTATAAGGAAGGATAGACTTATAATTACAATAAGTTAATAATCAAATGGGGGCTTTAATATGGATATAATTGATAAACAAATAGTAGAAAGTATTCTTAATGAACATAATAAGTTTTTTATTTCAGGAGAAACAAGGAATATAGAATATAGAATATCTGCACTTAAGAAGCTTAAAAGTGTAATAAAAAAATATGAGAAAGAGATAATAAACGCATTGTATAGGGATTTAGGAAAAAGTGAATTTGAAGCTTATGGTACCGAGATTGGTTTCGTTTTGGATAGTATAGGTAATTTTACAAAACATTTAAAGAAGTGGGCTAAGACCAAAAGAGTGAAGACACCTATACATCAGTTTCCATCTAAGGGGTATATTATGTATGAACCCTATGGAACAGTTCTTATTATAGGACCATTTAATTATCCTTTTCAGCTTTTAATTGAACCATTAGTAGGGGCTATAGCTGCTGGAAATTGTGCTGTTTTAAAACCATCTGAAAATACACCTACTGTTTCAGGTTTAGTAAAAAAAATAATTGAAGAAACTTTTGAAAAAAACTATATACGAGTTATTGAAGGGGAAAAAGAAACTACTTCTGCCCTCATTAATTCATCATTTGATTACATATTCTTTACAGGTAGCGTGTCAGTTGGGAGAATAGTGATGAGGGCAGCTGCGGAAAATCTCGTCCCTATAACACTTGAACTAGGTGGAAAAAGTCCAGTAATAGTAGATAAAACTGCAAATTTAGAAATAGCAGCTAAGAGGATATTATGGGGCAAACTTGTAAATTCAGGACAAACTTGTATAGCTCCAGATTATATATTTGTGCACAAAGATATAAAAGAAAATTTTATAGAAAAGTTAAAAAGCACAGCTATAAGTTTTTATGGTGAGGATGCTTCTAAAAGCATTGACTACGGCAGAATTGTTAGCAGTAGTCAGTTTGAAAGATTAGCTTCAATAATTGAGAAAGATAAGAATAAAATTATTTATGGTGGACATTCAAATGAAGGTGCTTTGTACATTGAACCAACAATTATTGATAATGTAGATTTTCAGGATGCAGTTATGCAAGATGAGATATTTGGGCCAATTATGCCAATACTAGAATATGAGAACTTAGAAGAAGTTATTGAAATGATAAATAATAGACCTAAGCCATTAGCGTTATATGTTTTCACGGAAGATAAAAAAGTGGAGACCTCTGTCTTGGATAGAATTTCTTTTGGTGGAGGGTGCGTGAATGATACTATATCTCACGTTGCAGGTTCAAATATGCCTTTTGGCGGAGTTGGAAATTCTGGAATGGGTGCGTATCATGGAAGAGATAGTTTTGAAACTTTCTCTCATAGAAAAAGTATATTAAAGAAAAGCACTTCTATAGATATAAAACTTATTTTCCCTCCGTATGGAAATAGAATAAAACTTATAAAAAAAATATTAAAATAATGTAGATTAGATAAATATAAGATATAATGTATATAAGATATATTAAAATAAGTAAAAAAAAATAAATAAGAGGTGATTTTATGAGTAAGAAAAAAAAGGTTATTCTATCTTCTATAATTATAATTATCTTGGCATGCTTATTTTTTGTAGGTAATATAGCGCAAGTAATTATTAATATTGAGTGGTTTAATACAATGGGTTACCTTTCAGTATACTTCACAAAAATACTTACGGTGTTAAAGCTTATGGTACCTGTGTTTATCCTTAGTTATATTGGTATATTATTATACTATAAGGGTATAAAAAAGAGCATTGCACATATGAAAAAAGTAGTAGAGGTAAATACAAAAAAAGATGTTATTGAAAATAAGATTTTTACAGCAAGTAATTTATTTGTTTCACTCCTATTTTCTTTTGCTTTTTCATCCACATATTGGTATATGCTTCTTCAATTCATAAATGCAGTTAGTTTTAATGTGAAAGACCCTATTTTTAATTTGGATGTGTCTTTTTATATTTTTAAACTTCCTTTAATTCAATCATTATATAGTTTTATAATGACATTATTAGTACTTTTAATTATTATAAAAGTAATGGTATTCTTTGTATTTAAAACAAAAAGTACATTTAGCGCAGGTAAAAGAGCAAATCCTTTTGAAGACATTAAATCAACATTTAAGGAACTTAGTGTATTTGCAGGAAAACAAATTGCAATAATAGCCTCACTAATAGCATTTTTTCTTTCGCTTGGATATTTATTAAATTCATTTAATTTGGTGTATAGCCCTAGTGGAGTTGCATATGGTGCAAGCTACACAGATATTCATGTAACACTACTATTTTATAAAATACTGATTGTGACTTGCATTGTTGCTGCAGTTGTAATATTTATAAATGTTTTAAAATCAAAGGTTAAGCCCATAATAATTTCAGCTGCCGCCATAGTTTTAATAAGTTTTGTACAAGTAATATCAGCAGTTGTAGTTCAAAGCAGTATTGTAAAACCAAATCAAAAGGAACTTGAAAAACCATATATTCAAAATAATATTGATTTTACAAAGAAAGCATTTAATATAGAAAATATTACTACAACACCTTTTAATATAAAAAATGATTTGAAACAAGAGGATATTTCAAGTAATAAGAAGACAATAGATAACATTAAATTAAATTCATCTACGCAGGCACTTGAATTTTATAACCAAGTTCAAATATTAAGGTATTACTATACTTTTACCGATATAGATGTAGATAGATATAAAATAAACAATAAATATAGTCAAGTATTGGTTGCGGCAAGAGAAATAGATTCAAAATCATTAGATCCAATTACTTGGCAGAATACTCATATGATTTATACACATGGGTATGGGGTTGTAATGAGTAAGGTAAATGCTGTTACGACAGAGGGTCAACCTGATTTTGTAATAAAGGATATGCCAATAGCAAATAGTACAGATGTTAAACTAACTAATCCAAGAATTTATTTTGGAGAAAAAACAAATGACTATGCATTAGTAAATACTAAGGTAAGTGAGTTTGATTATCCTCAAGGTGGAGCCGACAAAATAACAAATTATGTTGGAGAAGCTGGAATTAAAATGAGTTTAGGTAATAAACTTTTGTTTGCAATAAATAAGGGAGAGTTAAACTTCCTATTATCAAGGGATATTAAGAGTACAAGTAAAATACTTATTAACAGAAATGTAGTTGAAAGGGCAAAGAGTATAGCTCCATTTTTAACTTATGACAAGGATCCCTATGTTGTTGTAAGTGGTGGGAAAATATACTATATAATTGATGCATACACAACATCATCTAAATACCCCTACTCACAACCACAAAATGGGGTAAACTATATTAGAAATTCAGTTAAGGTTGTAATTGATGCTTATGATGGAAGTACAAATTTTTATGTATCAGATTCAACTGATCCAATTGTACAAACTTATGCAAAAACATTCCCGAAACTGTTTAAGGATATGTCGAATGTTCCAGCTGACATTAAAGCACATTTTAGGTATCCATCTGATATATTTAGCATTCAAAGTGCAGTACTCAGTAAATATCATGTAACTAATGCTGGAGTGTTTTATAATGGGGAAGATTTTTGGGATGTTTCTAAGAATGCAACTGCTGTAGGTGCTGATGTTAAAACAACTATTCCGCCATACCTTGTAGAAAAATTACCAGGAATGGATAGTGAAGAGATGATACTTCAACAATATTTTAATGTAAAGGGAAAATATAATATGACAGCAATTTTAGGGGCTAGAATGGATGGTGAAAATTATGGTAAACTGTTCCTAAATAAATTTCCAGCATCGGAAACAACGGTTTATAGTCCGTTCCAATTTAAGCAAAGGATAAGTCAGGATACTACAATTTCAGCACAGCTTTCTTTATGGAATACAGGAGGATCTCAAGTACAATATGGAGACACTGTTATTTTGCCAATAAAGAATTCGTTACTTTATATTGAACCGGTCTACTTAAGAGCTAGTGGAAAAAACAGTATTCCTGAAATGAAAAAAATAATAATTTCATACGACAGTAAGTTACTTATGGTCGATAATATTGAAAGTGGACTAGAACAAATATTTAATTATAAGGCACCAAATGCAGTAGTTAAAACTGAAACAGGGGCTAAGACGACTGTTCCATTAACCCAAACTGAGACTAAATTAATTAAGCAGGCTAATGATTTATATACTAAAGCACTTGATGCTCAAAAAAGTTTGGATTGGGCAAAGTATGGAGAATATATTAAGCAACTTGGTACTTTGTTAAAACAACTAAATAAATAGTAAATTAAAAACAGATGCTAAATTGCATCTGTTTTTTTATTATATCTAAAATTTCAAGTGAGGTAAGTGGTCAACATGGGAAACTAGTTCAGGAAGCTTAAATTATTTATATAACATTTTCATTGATTCTCTCTAAACTTAGCTCATGCTTATTCATACTCTTTATATCTGCTACTATTATTATAATTGTTATTATAAAAGCGATAAAGTCAGATGCTGGACCAGCCATCCAAATTCCATCTAATTTAAAGAAATGTGGCATCAAAAGTATTAATGGAAAAAGTACTATAATTTGCCTTAAAAGACTTAAAAAAATAGAAATCTTAGCTTTTCCTACTGCCTGAAAATAATTTGTAAATACAACTTGTGAACCTATTAAAGGAAGCATTATAAGAAATATTCTTATTCCTCTAGAACCAAGATCTATAAGCTCTTTATCAGTGTTATTAAATATACTTATGATTTGAACTGAGAAAAGCTGAACAATTACAAATCCTACAACGGACATAAGGGTAGCTATAATAGCTGCATATTTTAAGGCTAATTTAACCCTCTTGTAACTTTTAGCACCGTAGTTATAACCTATAATTGGTTGTGCTCCTTGATTTAATCCAAAAATTGGCATCATAATCAACATATTTATGCTATTTATTAATGAAAAAGCACCTATTGCTAAATCACCACCATATTTTTTTAAGCTCTTATTAAATGTTACAGTAATAAGACCGGCAGCCATTTGCATAGCAAATGGAGACATTCCTATTTCTAATATTTCTTTCACAATTTTCATTTGCAAC
Encoded here:
- a CDS encoding MATE family efflux transporter; the protein is MDNSNELATEKVGSLLWKFSIPAIIGMLVNALYSVVDRIFIGRGVPDPLALSGVAITFPITNVIMAFGMLVGIGGAAVVSIKLGQNKKEDAEKILGNAFVLVVIMSIVVSIIGLIFLEPILVLLGASTDTMPYAKQFGFIILLGVILQNLGFGMNPFIRSEGNALMAMVTMLIGAILNFILNPIFIFGLHMGVVGSALATIISQAVCSIWVLLYFLRGKSVLKLRRKNMKLQMKIVKEILEIGMSPFAMQMAAGLITVTFNKSLKKYGGDLAIGAFSLINSINMLIMMPIFGLNQGAQPIIGYNYGAKSYKRVKLALKYAAIIATLMSVVGFVIVQLFSVQIISIFNNTDKELIDLGSRGIRIFLIMLPLIGSQVVFTNYFQAVGKAKISIFLSLLRQIIVLFPLILLMPHFFKLDGIWMAGPASDFIAFIITIIIIVADIKSMNKHELSLERINENVI
- a CDS encoding UPF0182 family protein, which gives rise to MSKKKKVILSSIIIIILACLFFVGNIAQVIINIEWFNTMGYLSVYFTKILTVLKLMVPVFILSYIGILLYYKGIKKSIAHMKKVVEVNTKKDVIENKIFTASNLFVSLLFSFAFSSTYWYMLLQFINAVSFNVKDPIFNLDVSFYIFKLPLIQSLYSFIMTLLVLLIIIKVMVFFVFKTKSTFSAGKRANPFEDIKSTFKELSVFAGKQIAIIASLIAFFLSLGYLLNSFNLVYSPSGVAYGASYTDIHVTLLFYKILIVTCIVAAVVIFINVLKSKVKPIIISAAAIVLISFVQVISAVVVQSSIVKPNQKELEKPYIQNNIDFTKKAFNIENITTTPFNIKNDLKQEDISSNKKTIDNIKLNSSTQALEFYNQVQILRYYYTFTDIDVDRYKINNKYSQVLVAAREIDSKSLDPITWQNTHMIYTHGYGVVMSKVNAVTTEGQPDFVIKDMPIANSTDVKLTNPRIYFGEKTNDYALVNTKVSEFDYPQGGADKITNYVGEAGIKMSLGNKLLFAINKGELNFLLSRDIKSTSKILINRNVVERAKSIAPFLTYDKDPYVVVSGGKIYYIIDAYTTSSKYPYSQPQNGVNYIRNSVKVVIDAYDGSTNFYVSDSTDPIVQTYAKTFPKLFKDMSNVPADIKAHFRYPSDIFSIQSAVLSKYHVTNAGVFYNGEDFWDVSKNATAVGADVKTTIPPYLVEKLPGMDSEEMILQQYFNVKGKYNMTAILGARMDGENYGKLFLNKFPASETTVYSPFQFKQRISQDTTISAQLSLWNTGGSQVQYGDTVILPIKNSLLYIEPVYLRASGKNSIPEMKKIIISYDSKLLMVDNIESGLEQIFNYKAPNAVVKTETGAKTTVPLTQTETKLIKQANDLYTKALDAQKSLDWAKYGEYIKQLGTLLKQLNK